The proteins below come from a single Sorghum bicolor cultivar BTx623 chromosome 4, Sorghum_bicolor_NCBIv3, whole genome shotgun sequence genomic window:
- the LOC8071731 gene encoding rRNA-processing protein fcf2 codes for MSETAAPIGLSWAPKLPSFATTSGSSKSDHAPNPSTAQGSLWKPSSELVDGLFVPPRDPRQLNKLAKKNVKDTTGKGWFDMPAPTITPELKKDLEILQLRHVIDPKRHFKRAGKSKALPKYFQVGTVVEPASEFYSSRLKNRERKATLVDELLSDQSLKSYRMRKVREIQEIRTPGGNQKWKNKGKQTLKRAKDRRK; via the exons ATGTCGGAGACGGCGGCGCCGATCGGCCTGTCATGGGCGCCCAAGCTTCCTTCCTTTGCAACGACCAGCGGCAGCAGCAAGAGCGACCACGCGCCGAATCCGAGCACCGCGCAGGGGTCGCTCTGGAAGCCCTCGAGCGAGCTCGTGGACGGGCTGTTCGTGCCCCCGAGGGACCCTAGGCAGCTGAATAAGCTGGCCaagaagaacgtcaaggacacCACCGGCAAGGGCTG GTTTGACATGCCAGCGCCGACCATCACTCCTGAGTTGAAGAAGGATCTCGAGATTTTGCAG CTGAGGCATGTAATTGACCCAAAAAGGCACTTCAAGCGGGCAGGGAAGTCCAAGGCCCTTCCCAAGTACTTCCAA GTCGGTACGGTTGTTGAGCCTGCATCTGAGTTCTACTCAAGTAGGCTGAAAAATAGGGAACGCAAGGCAACATTGGTTGACGAGCTGTTATCAGATCAATCTCTTAAGAGCTACAG GATGCGCAAGGTACGTGAAATTCAGGAGATCCGTACACCAGGAGGCAACCAAAAGtggaagaacaagggcaagcaAACACTGAAGAGGGCGAAGGATAGGAGAAAATGA
- the LOC8077695 gene encoding uncharacterized protein LOC8077695 isoform X1, whose protein sequence is MATKGGNARGVPVGALLVAALLLSSLAPASASSYPARVVSGFLSNAASAVVKRMWSLKSTTKTAASGGKSMVKYEGGYTVETVFDGSKLGIEPYSVEVTQGGELLVMDSMNSNIYRMALPLSRYSRPKLVAGSPEGFPGHVDGKLREARMNHPKGFTVDDRGNIYVADAMNMAIRKISDTGVTTIAGGKSGRGGHVDGPSDEAKFSTDFEVRYVGSSCSLLVIDRGNQAIREIQLHFDDCVYQYEAGFPLGVALLLAAAFFGYMLALLQRRVLGMYSNGDEQEHESPVKAKLSSIPPPYQKPLKPSLRPPLIPTDDEPVKQEEEEGLFTSIGKLVGGAKSSIAEIIGAAFSRKKRVNIHHHQLGRPTSWPVQESYAIPRDETPPPLDTRAPTPRKNYAFMSKEPEKIHHIRHGRPQLHGWTGEAAPQQQQQQQPPSQPQQVHHQQYLQHHRQYSAGPQTFYEPSCDATKEIVFGAVQEGDTSRRPVEIKAVNHGDAASYEQNGLRFRSSYSMGYNGNN, encoded by the exons ATGGCGACCAAGGGAGGGAACGCGAGGGGCGTCCCGGTGGGGGCGCTGCTGGTGGCCGCGCTTCTCCTTAGCTCCTTGGCTCCCGCCTCCGCGTCCTCGTACCCCGCAA GGGTGGTGAGCGGGTTCCTCTCCAATGCGGCGtcggcggtggtgaagcggatGTGGTCGCTCAAATCCACCACCAAGACAG CAGCGAGCGGGGGCAAGTCGATGGTGAAGTACGAGGGCGGGTACACCGTGGAGACGGTCTTCGACGGCAGCAAGCTGGGGATCGAGCCCTACTCCGTGGAGGTCACCCAGGGCGGCGAGCTGCTCGTCATGGACTCCATGAACAGCAACATCTACAGGATGGCGCTGCCGCTCTCCCGAT ATAGCAGGCCGAAGCTTGTTGCTGGTTCCCCTGAAGGATTTCCTGGTCATGTTGATGGGAAGCTGCGAGAGGCGAGGATGAACCATCCAAAGGGATTTACAGTGGATGACAGGGGTAACATCTATGTGGCTGATGCAATGAACATGGCCATTAGAAAGATCAGTGATACAG GGGTTACAACTATTGCTGGGGGAAAATCAGGCAGAGGAGGGCATGTTGACGGACCAAGTGACGAGGCAAAATTTTCTACCGATTTTGAAGTCCGCTACGTTGGCAGTAGCTGCTCCCTTCTGGTGATTGACAGAGGAAACCAAGCAATTCGGGAGATTCAGCTCCACTTTGATGACTGTGTGTACCAGTATGAAGCTGGTTTTCCTCTAG GAGTCGCACTGCTGCTTGCTGCCGCTTTCTTTGGCTACATGCTTGCACTGCTTCAACGACGAGTTTTAGGGATGTATTCAAATGGAGAT GAGCAGGAACATGAGAGTCCAGTAAAAGCTAAATTATCTAGCATTCCACCTCCATACCAGAAGCCACTGAAGCCTTCTCTTCGCCCCCCGCTAATTCCAACTGATGATGAACCTGTGAAacaagaggaggaagaagggctcTTCACGTCAATCGGCAAACTTGTGGGTGGAGCAAAATCATCAATTGCAGAGATAATCGGCGCCGCATTCTCCAGAAAGAAGCGAGTAAACATTCATCACCATCAACTGGGTAGGCCAACCTCCTGGCCAGTACAAGAAAGCTATGCCATCCCGCGGGACGAGACCCCACCACCACTGGACACAAGAGCCCCGACCCCTCGTAAGAACTACGCCTTCATGTCCAAGGAGCCAGAGAAGATCCACCACATACGGCACGGCCGGCCTCAGTTACATGGCTGGACCGGAGAAGCAGCacctcagcagcagcagcagcagcagccaccgTCGCAGCCGCAACAGGTGCATCACCAGCAGTACCTGCAGCACCACAGGCAGTACTCGGCGGGGCCGCAGACCTTCTACGAGCCGAGCTGCGATGCGACCAAGGAGATCGTCTTCGGAGCCGTGCAGGAGGGGGACACCAGCCGCCGTCCCGTGGAGATCAAGGCCGTGAACCATGGGGACGCGGCGTCGTACGAGCAGAACGGGCTGCGATTCCGCAGCAGTTACAGCATGGGCTACAATGGCAACAACTAG
- the LOC8077695 gene encoding uncharacterized protein LOC8077695 isoform X2, which translates to MATKGGNARGVPVGALLVAALLLSSLAPASASSYPARVVSGFLSNAASAVVKRMWSLKSTTKTASGGKSMVKYEGGYTVETVFDGSKLGIEPYSVEVTQGGELLVMDSMNSNIYRMALPLSRYSRPKLVAGSPEGFPGHVDGKLREARMNHPKGFTVDDRGNIYVADAMNMAIRKISDTGVTTIAGGKSGRGGHVDGPSDEAKFSTDFEVRYVGSSCSLLVIDRGNQAIREIQLHFDDCVYQYEAGFPLGVALLLAAAFFGYMLALLQRRVLGMYSNGDEQEHESPVKAKLSSIPPPYQKPLKPSLRPPLIPTDDEPVKQEEEEGLFTSIGKLVGGAKSSIAEIIGAAFSRKKRVNIHHHQLGRPTSWPVQESYAIPRDETPPPLDTRAPTPRKNYAFMSKEPEKIHHIRHGRPQLHGWTGEAAPQQQQQQQPPSQPQQVHHQQYLQHHRQYSAGPQTFYEPSCDATKEIVFGAVQEGDTSRRPVEIKAVNHGDAASYEQNGLRFRSSYSMGYNGNN; encoded by the exons ATGGCGACCAAGGGAGGGAACGCGAGGGGCGTCCCGGTGGGGGCGCTGCTGGTGGCCGCGCTTCTCCTTAGCTCCTTGGCTCCCGCCTCCGCGTCCTCGTACCCCGCAA GGGTGGTGAGCGGGTTCCTCTCCAATGCGGCGtcggcggtggtgaagcggatGTGGTCGCTCAAATCCACCACCAAGACAG CGAGCGGGGGCAAGTCGATGGTGAAGTACGAGGGCGGGTACACCGTGGAGACGGTCTTCGACGGCAGCAAGCTGGGGATCGAGCCCTACTCCGTGGAGGTCACCCAGGGCGGCGAGCTGCTCGTCATGGACTCCATGAACAGCAACATCTACAGGATGGCGCTGCCGCTCTCCCGAT ATAGCAGGCCGAAGCTTGTTGCTGGTTCCCCTGAAGGATTTCCTGGTCATGTTGATGGGAAGCTGCGAGAGGCGAGGATGAACCATCCAAAGGGATTTACAGTGGATGACAGGGGTAACATCTATGTGGCTGATGCAATGAACATGGCCATTAGAAAGATCAGTGATACAG GGGTTACAACTATTGCTGGGGGAAAATCAGGCAGAGGAGGGCATGTTGACGGACCAAGTGACGAGGCAAAATTTTCTACCGATTTTGAAGTCCGCTACGTTGGCAGTAGCTGCTCCCTTCTGGTGATTGACAGAGGAAACCAAGCAATTCGGGAGATTCAGCTCCACTTTGATGACTGTGTGTACCAGTATGAAGCTGGTTTTCCTCTAG GAGTCGCACTGCTGCTTGCTGCCGCTTTCTTTGGCTACATGCTTGCACTGCTTCAACGACGAGTTTTAGGGATGTATTCAAATGGAGAT GAGCAGGAACATGAGAGTCCAGTAAAAGCTAAATTATCTAGCATTCCACCTCCATACCAGAAGCCACTGAAGCCTTCTCTTCGCCCCCCGCTAATTCCAACTGATGATGAACCTGTGAAacaagaggaggaagaagggctcTTCACGTCAATCGGCAAACTTGTGGGTGGAGCAAAATCATCAATTGCAGAGATAATCGGCGCCGCATTCTCCAGAAAGAAGCGAGTAAACATTCATCACCATCAACTGGGTAGGCCAACCTCCTGGCCAGTACAAGAAAGCTATGCCATCCCGCGGGACGAGACCCCACCACCACTGGACACAAGAGCCCCGACCCCTCGTAAGAACTACGCCTTCATGTCCAAGGAGCCAGAGAAGATCCACCACATACGGCACGGCCGGCCTCAGTTACATGGCTGGACCGGAGAAGCAGCacctcagcagcagcagcagcagcagccaccgTCGCAGCCGCAACAGGTGCATCACCAGCAGTACCTGCAGCACCACAGGCAGTACTCGGCGGGGCCGCAGACCTTCTACGAGCCGAGCTGCGATGCGACCAAGGAGATCGTCTTCGGAGCCGTGCAGGAGGGGGACACCAGCCGCCGTCCCGTGGAGATCAAGGCCGTGAACCATGGGGACGCGGCGTCGTACGAGCAGAACGGGCTGCGATTCCGCAGCAGTTACAGCATGGGCTACAATGGCAACAACTAG
- the LOC8071732 gene encoding potassium transporter 25, with protein MDLEAAGGGEAAQRKRRNGESWRATLLLAYQSLGVVYGDVATSPLYVYKSAFAGNDIQHSEGNEEIYGVLSFVFWTLTLITLVKYVLIVLRADDGGEGGTFALYSLICRHVRAGLLPGGGTRDELMEEDKVTGRRGERPVSRVRAVLEKYRVLQRLLLLFALLGTCMVIGDGVLTPAVSVFSAVSGLELSLEKEQHKYIELPVACAILICLFALQHYGTHKVGFLFAPIVCIWLLCISAIGLYNIIHWDHHVYRALSPYYMYQFLRKTQTGGWMSLGGILLCVTGSEAMYADLGHFSQSSIQIAFISLVYPALVLAYMGQAAFISQHHNIESSYHIGFYVSVPETLRWPVLVIAILAAVVGSQAIITGTFSIIKQCSSLSCFPGVKIVHTSSTVHGQIYIPEINWMLMILCLAVTIGFRDTKHLANAQGLAVITVMLVTTCLMSLVIVLCWNKSIFLALGFLLFFGTIEVIYFSAALVKFHEGAWVPITLSFIFMVVTCVWHYGTIKKYEFDVQNKVSVNWLLNLGPSLGIVRVRGIGLIHTELMSGIPAIFSHFVTNLPAFHQVLVFLCVKSVPVPHVEPEERFLVGRIGPKEYRLYRVIVRYGYRDVQKDDLEFEKELVSNIAEFIRSSGEYDKNGFVEDTDKPSEKLSTISTGINMWEEDGELDASGTPHKEIDPHNAVPKQKKARFMIPKSAQVDSEVRRELQELMDAREAGMSFILGHSYMKAKSGSSFIKRIVINFFYEFLRKNSRGPAYAANIPHASTLEVGMVYQV; from the exons ATGGATCTGGAGGCCGCGGGCGGCGGGGAGGCGGCGCAACGCAAG CGGCGGAATGGGGAGTCATGGCGCGCGACGCTGCTGCTCGCGTACCAGAGCCTCGGGGTGGTGTACGGCGACGTGGCCACGTCGCCGCTCTACGTCTACAAGAGCGCCTTCGCCGGCAATGACATCCAGCACTCGGAGGGCAACGAGGAGATCTACGGCGTGCTCTCATTCGTCTTCTGGACGCTGACCCTCATCACCCTCGTCAAGTACGTGCTCATCGTGCTCCGTGCCGACGACGGCGGGGAGGGCGGCACCTTCGCGCTCTACTCCCTCATCTGCCGCCACGTCCGCGCCGGCCTCCTGCCCGGCGGCGGCACCAGAGACGAGCTCATGGAGGAAGACAAGGTCACCGGGCGTCGTGGCGAGCGGCCCGTGTCCAGGGTCAGGGCGGTGCTGGAGAAGTACAGAGTGCTGCAGCGGCTGTTGCTGCTCTTCGCACTGCTCGGGACATGTATGGTCATCGGGGACGGCGTGCTCACCCCTGCAGTCTCAG TGTTTTCTGCGGTATCTGGGCTTGAGTTGTCGTTGGAAAAGGAACAGCACAAAT ATATAGAACTTCCAGTGGCTTGTGCCATACTTATATGCTTGTTTGCACTGCAACACTACGGCACACACAAAGTTGGGTTTCTTTTTGCACCAATCGTATGCATTTGGCTTCTCTGCATAAGTGCAATAGGCCTCTACAATATCATCCACTGGGACCACCATGTTTATCGAGCCCTCTCGCCATACTACATGTATCAATTCCTCCGGAAGACTCAAACTGGTGGCTGGATGTCACTGGGTGGAATCCTTCTTTGTGTGACAG GCTCTGAAGCTATGTATGCAGATCTTGGACATTTTTCACAATCATCAATCCAG ATTGCATTCATATCCTTGGTTTATCCTGCACTTGTATTGGCTTATATGGGACAAGCAGCTTTTATTTCACAACATCACAACATTGAGAGCAGTTATCATATTGGCTTTTATGTGTCAGTACCAG AAACACTCAGATGGCCTGTTCTGGTGATTGCGATACTAGCAGCTGTAGTTGGGAGTCAGGCAATTATTACTGGAACCTTTTCAATCATCAAGCAGTGCTCTTCATTAAGTTGTTTCCCTGGAGTGAAGATTGTGCACACATCCTCGACAGTGCATGGTCAGATATACATACCAGAAATCAATTGGATGCTGATGATACTCTGCCTGGCTGTTACTATTGGCTTCAGAGACACAAAGCACTTGGCAAATGCACaag GGTTGGCAGTAATAACTGTCATGCTTGTTACCACTTGCTTAATGTCACTCGTTATTGTGCTTTGCTGGAACAAGAGTATCTTCCTTGCCCTTGGTTTCCTGCTTTTCTTTGGCACGATCGAAGTAATCTACTTCTCAGCTGCCCTTGTCAAGTTTCACGAAGGTGCTTGGGTTCCTATTACTCTCTCCTTCATATTTATGGTGGTCACGTGTGTCTGGCACTATGGCACAATAAAGAAGTACGAGTTCGATGTGCAAAACAAGGTTTCAGTAAACTGGCTCTTAAACCTTGGTCCTTCACTGGGCATTGTTCGTGTTCGAGGCATTGGGCTAATACATACAGAACTAATGTCTGGAATTCCAGCTATCTTCTCCCACTTCGTCACCAATCTGCCTGCGTTTCACCAG GTACTGGTATTCCTCTGTGTCAAATCAGTTCCTGTGCCGCATGTGGAACCTGAGGAACGATTTCTGGTGGGTCGCATTGGTCCAAAAGAGTATAGGTTATACAGGGTCATTGTCAGATATGGTTATCGCGATGTGCAGAAGGATGATCTAGAGTTCGAGAAGGAGCTAGTCAGCAACATTGCAGAGTTCATCCGCAGCAGTGGGGAGTATGACAAGAATGGCTTCGTCGAGGACACAGATAAGCCCTCCGAGAAGCTGTCCACCATCAGTACTGGAATTAATATGTGGGAAGAGGATGGAGAACTTGATGCATCTGGAACCCCTCATAAGGAGATAGACCCACACAATGCAGTACCCAAGCAAAAGAAAGCAAGGTTCATGATACCGAAGAGTGCTCAGGTGGACAGTGAGGTGCGCCGTGAGCTGCAGGAGCTCATGGACGCTAGGGAGGCAGGCATGTCCTTCATCCTGGGGCACTCGTACATGAAGGCAAAGAGCGGGTCAAGTTTCATAAAGCGAATTGTGATAAACTTCTTCTACGAGTTCTTGAGGAAGAACAGCCGTGGCCCTGCATACGCTGCGAACATACCACATGCCTCCACTCTGGAGGTAGGAATGGTCTACCAGGTCTGA